One window of the Desulfovulcanus ferrireducens genome contains the following:
- a CDS encoding DUF933 domain-containing protein produces MKTAIFGFAGSGKTDLFMALAGPEIGMNNRAMVKVPEPRLEPLARLFNPQKVTQTEIEYLDIPGGGGKGQGLGARVLNEIRPYDCLLAVLDGFSGVNDPSEQWQAIEMDLIISDLAVVEKKLERIAMDKKKAKHLVDPKEEELLVKVRELLESEQPVRKEPSLAQAHELRGFCFLSAKPILYAWNVSEDNIGQVKFPEEETGQVHLTVSAKLEREMRELTDPEELQMFMDDLGIKESALDRVISKTYHLLGLITFLTAGEKEVRAWPLKKGATAPEAAGVIHSDLQKGFIRAEVLSWDDFLTYQDFKKAKEQGALRLEGKDYIVQDGDIITFRFNV; encoded by the coding sequence ATGAAGACAGCAATATTTGGTTTTGCCGGCAGTGGAAAAACAGATTTGTTCATGGCTCTGGCTGGGCCGGAAATTGGTATGAATAACAGGGCCATGGTCAAGGTTCCTGAACCGCGGCTTGAGCCTCTGGCCAGGCTTTTTAACCCTCAGAAGGTAACCCAGACTGAAATTGAATATCTGGACATTCCCGGCGGGGGAGGAAAAGGTCAGGGTCTGGGAGCCAGGGTGCTAAATGAAATCAGGCCTTATGATTGTTTACTGGCAGTCCTGGATGGATTTAGTGGGGTAAATGACCCCAGTGAGCAGTGGCAGGCCATTGAGATGGATTTGATCATTTCTGACCTGGCTGTGGTGGAAAAGAAGCTGGAGCGGATCGCCATGGACAAAAAGAAGGCCAAGCATCTGGTTGACCCCAAAGAAGAAGAACTGCTTGTTAAGGTACGGGAGTTGCTGGAGTCTGAACAGCCTGTGCGCAAGGAACCTTCACTGGCACAGGCTCATGAACTGAGAGGATTTTGTTTTTTGTCTGCTAAGCCAATACTTTATGCCTGGAATGTGAGTGAAGACAACATCGGGCAGGTCAAGTTCCCTGAAGAAGAGACCGGTCAGGTGCATCTGACTGTATCGGCAAAGCTGGAGCGGGAGATGAGAGAACTTACCGATCCGGAAGAACTTCAGATGTTTATGGATGATCTAGGTATTAAGGAGTCAGCCCTGGATAGGGTTATTTCCAAGACCTATCATTTATTGGGGCTTATTACGTTTTTAACCGCTGGCGAAAAAGAAGTTCGGGCCTGGCCGTTAAAAAAAGGTGCTACCGCACCAGAGGCCGCCGGGGTAATTCATTCAGACCTTCAAAAGGGATTTATCCGTGCTGAAGTGCTCTCCTGGGACGATTTTCTAACATACCAGGATTTCAAAAAGGCCAAAGAACAGGGAGCACTTCGTCTGGAAGGAAAAGACTATATAGTACAGGACGGAGATATTATTACTTTTAGGTTTAATGTTTAG
- a CDS encoding RNA methyltransferase yields the protein MLDNITVVLCRTKYSENIGSVARACVNMGCPNLILVNPKEFDMDRALPLATVKGKKVLERAEVVSNLPTALASFHKVYATTARMGGWRKGILMAEEAAKRMTAEIESGAEIAIVFGPEDTGLTNEEIEICGSLISIPTMPDAWSLNLAQAVLIILYECFKLKPTRKLRPIITENSRLATHEELLTLYTHMQQALLDIDFLRKDNPDYFMMPLKRFMNRLALRRNEFNLLMGVCRQIRWLKSQVDKSKSD from the coding sequence ATGCTGGACAATATTACAGTAGTTTTATGTAGGACAAAGTATTCAGAAAACATAGGGTCTGTGGCCAGAGCCTGTGTGAATATGGGCTGTCCCAATCTTATCCTGGTCAACCCTAAAGAGTTTGATATGGACAGGGCCCTACCCTTGGCTACTGTCAAGGGGAAGAAGGTTTTGGAAAGGGCAGAGGTTGTTTCCAATCTGCCTACGGCCCTTGCTTCTTTTCATAAAGTCTATGCCACTACAGCCAGAATGGGCGGTTGGCGCAAAGGCATACTCATGGCGGAAGAAGCTGCCAAGCGCATGACCGCCGAGATTGAATCTGGTGCAGAGATTGCTATTGTCTTCGGTCCTGAAGATACTGGTCTGACCAATGAGGAAATTGAGATCTGCGGCTCCCTTATCTCTATCCCGACCATGCCCGACGCCTGGTCACTTAATCTGGCCCAGGCAGTACTTATCATTCTTTATGAGTGTTTTAAATTAAAGCCGACAAGGAAATTAAGACCTATTATTACTGAAAATTCACGTTTGGCTACTCACGAAGAGCTTTTGACTTTGTATACCCATATGCAGCAGGCTTTGCTGGACATTGATTTCCTACGCAAAGACAACCCTGATTATTTTATGATGCCCCTGAAAAGGTTCATGAACAGGCTTGCGCTTCGGCGAAATGAATTCAATTTACTCATGGGGGTGTGTCGGCAAATCAGGTGGCTGAAATCACAGGTAGATAAATCAAAAAGTGATTGA
- a CDS encoding OmpP1/FadL family transporter, translated as MGSKKIFLFLLALWLLQASPVQSAGFGIYEWSARGNALGGTLVGRADDPSAVAFNPAGTTQLEGGRAMAGFTAITPQVEVVTDTETTKAKSNIWLPPHAYLTYQLNDRYWLGLGIFSRFGLGSEYPDDWPGRYNVTYAGIRSISVNPNLAIKLTDDLSFAFGLEAMWFEFTQKKMKDLGVGEDMQAKLVGDSVGYGFNAAIHYKPTNWLSMGIVYRSQVEQTVRGDATFDRPAAFVALYPDWFKDTGAKGDITLPDSFTAGIMIEPMSGLTLEADVVYTRWSTYDELTIEYDDPLTPGHPSGDTSSTTTKKDWHDVWRLQFGVEYSLNELVDLRASYVYDQSPIPDEHVDYMVPANNRHLFGLGTGFHWDKWVVDLSYTYLLIEDRDVDARTTDYILEGEFKNGHSHLIGLSIGYKF; from the coding sequence ATGGGTTCCAAAAAAATTTTTTTATTTCTGCTTGCTTTATGGTTGCTTCAGGCATCTCCTGTACAAAGTGCAGGATTTGGCATTTACGAATGGAGCGCGCGTGGAAACGCACTGGGGGGAACACTTGTTGGCCGGGCAGATGACCCTTCTGCTGTGGCCTTTAACCCTGCTGGTACCACCCAGCTTGAAGGCGGCAGGGCTATGGCCGGATTCACAGCCATTACCCCGCAAGTAGAGGTAGTCACGGACACAGAAACCACTAAAGCTAAAAGTAATATCTGGCTGCCTCCACACGCTTATCTGACTTACCAGCTGAATGACCGCTACTGGTTAGGACTCGGCATCTTTTCTCGATTCGGTTTGGGGAGTGAATACCCTGATGACTGGCCAGGAAGATATAATGTAACTTATGCCGGAATCAGGTCTATATCTGTAAACCCCAATCTGGCTATCAAACTGACAGATGACCTTTCTTTTGCCTTTGGCCTGGAGGCCATGTGGTTTGAGTTTACGCAGAAGAAAATGAAAGACCTCGGAGTTGGTGAGGATATGCAGGCAAAGCTAGTCGGTGATAGTGTGGGCTACGGCTTTAACGCTGCCATCCATTATAAACCAACCAACTGGTTATCCATGGGCATTGTTTACAGAAGCCAGGTGGAACAAACAGTAAGAGGAGATGCAACTTTTGATCGGCCTGCAGCCTTTGTCGCTTTATATCCCGACTGGTTCAAAGATACAGGAGCAAAGGGTGATATTACATTACCTGATTCCTTTACCGCGGGTATTATGATTGAACCCATGTCAGGACTAACTTTAGAGGCAGATGTTGTCTATACTCGCTGGAGTACCTATGACGAATTAACAATAGAATATGATGATCCGTTAACACCAGGCCATCCGTCAGGAGATACTTCCTCCACCACTACTAAAAAAGACTGGCACGATGTATGGCGCCTTCAATTCGGCGTGGAATACAGCTTGAATGAGTTAGTGGACTTGCGTGCCAGCTATGTCTATGATCAAAGCCCTATCCCGGATGAACATGTGGATTACATGGTCCCGGCAAACAACAGGCACTTGTTTGGACTGGGAACCGGTTTTCATTGGGATAAGTGGGTGGTTGACCTATCTTACACCTATTTGTTGATCGAGGACAGGGATGTCGACGCTAGAACTACTGACTATATCCTCGAAGGTGAGTTTAAAAATGGGCACAGCCATCTCATTGGCTTGAGCATCGGGTATAAATTTTAG
- a CDS encoding DUF6448 family protein, with protein sequence MKGKNFVAMVAAVVFAFGVVLFRPDFAAAHCDTLDGPVVTAAKIALKKGDVTPVLKWVKKEYEAEIRDAFKKTMAVRGKGKDAKELADRYFFETLVRIHRAGEGAPYTGLKPAGAVEPIVAKGDKALESGSVDNLVELVTNAVAKGIRERFTHAIETKKHAEESVEQGREFVKAYVEFLHYLERLHMAVKGHGAH encoded by the coding sequence ATGAAGGGAAAAAATTTTGTCGCAATGGTAGCAGCGGTTGTCTTTGCCTTCGGTGTGGTGTTGTTTAGGCCGGATTTTGCCGCGGCCCACTGCGACACCCTGGACGGGCCGGTAGTGACGGCTGCAAAAATTGCCCTGAAAAAGGGTGACGTAACCCCTGTGCTGAAATGGGTGAAAAAGGAGTATGAGGCGGAAATTCGCGATGCATTCAAAAAGACAATGGCTGTCAGGGGGAAAGGTAAAGATGCAAAGGAATTGGCTGATCGCTACTTCTTTGAAACTCTGGTCAGGATACACCGCGCGGGCGAAGGGGCTCCTTACACTGGGCTGAAACCTGCCGGAGCAGTGGAACCTATCGTAGCAAAGGGCGACAAGGCCTTGGAAAGCGGTTCGGTTGATAACCTTGTAGAACTCGTGACCAATGCAGTGGCTAAGGGGATACGTGAACGTTTTACCCATGCCATCGAGACTAAAAAGCATGCTGAGGAAAGCGTAGAGCAAGGGCGTGAGTTTGTAAAGGCCTATGTGGAATTCCTTCATTACCTGGAACGGCTGCATATGGCCGTCAAGGGGCATGGAGCTCATTAA
- a CDS encoding GNAT family N-acetyltransferase, with translation MNNQEVSIRPATLDDIDSLLPLLKELFSIEEDFVFNETKQRKGLVKLLSSEKGRVMVATINNEVVAMCSIQTLTSTAEGGIVGLIEDMVIKKKYSGRGIGKTLLASIEKWGKLQGMTRLQLLADKNNVPALKFYEKCGWQKTQLICLRKFT, from the coding sequence ATGAACAATCAAGAAGTTTCCATTAGACCAGCTACTTTAGATGACATAGATTCTCTTTTACCACTTCTAAAAGAACTATTTTCTATTGAAGAAGACTTCGTCTTCAACGAAACAAAGCAACGCAAAGGACTGGTAAAACTGCTTAGTAGTGAAAAAGGCCGTGTCATGGTCGCCACTATTAATAATGAAGTGGTTGCTATGTGCTCTATCCAAACCCTAACTTCTACAGCTGAAGGTGGAATTGTGGGGTTAATCGAAGATATGGTTATCAAGAAAAAGTATTCAGGTAGAGGTATTGGTAAAACCTTACTTGCTTCCATTGAAAAGTGGGGAAAACTCCAAGGTATGACCAGGCTTCAATTATTAGCTGATAAAAACAACGTACCAGCACTAAAATTCTATGAAAAGTGTGGTTGGCAAAAAACACAACTGATTTGTCTTAGAAAATTTACATAA
- a CDS encoding tRNA dihydrouridine synthase, with protein MNSLKSFLNTPLKIGRKEIAKRVILAPMAGLTHIAFREILDDFGGYGLTYTEMCNARALPHENRYKSPVFSWRDSEAVHLVCQIYGSEPEVMTRAAVRIESEGLFGVDVNMGCSVAGICHKNAGAALLKDPGLALSIVRSIREAVSCPLIIKYRTGWEDKPEPAIRLAQEFEQAGVDALIFHPRVAPDRRSRPPKWEYIKKVQKAVSIPVFGNGNVFSPEDCARMLDTTNCAGIALGRMAIAKPWIFAEMTEGFEPYPELYPQVALKMVELLWTYFEPTRAIKLFKKFALYFCANFVFGNSILNGFMKVQTKENIIKYIEKTFTPCPQLAPKPNSILFSG; from the coding sequence ATGAACTCATTAAAATCTTTTCTAAACACTCCCTTAAAAATCGGCCGGAAGGAAATAGCTAAGAGAGTCATTTTAGCACCTATGGCCGGTCTAACGCACATAGCCTTTAGAGAAATCCTGGATGATTTTGGCGGCTATGGCCTGACCTATACTGAAATGTGCAATGCCAGGGCCCTGCCCCATGAGAACCGCTATAAATCACCTGTGTTTTCCTGGCGTGACTCAGAGGCAGTACACCTCGTCTGTCAGATATATGGATCAGAGCCAGAAGTGATGACCAGAGCCGCCGTGCGCATTGAAAGTGAAGGTCTTTTTGGGGTAGATGTGAATATGGGCTGTTCTGTGGCCGGCATTTGCCATAAAAATGCAGGGGCAGCTTTGTTAAAAGACCCCGGGCTTGCCCTGTCCATTGTCAGGTCTATCAGAGAGGCGGTATCCTGTCCTTTAATCATTAAGTATCGCACAGGTTGGGAAGATAAACCGGAACCAGCCATAAGGCTTGCCCAGGAGTTTGAACAGGCCGGGGTGGATGCCTTAATTTTTCATCCCCGCGTAGCCCCTGATCGCCGCTCACGTCCACCCAAATGGGAGTACATAAAGAAAGTGCAGAAGGCTGTCTCCATCCCCGTTTTTGGTAATGGCAACGTGTTTAGCCCTGAGGACTGTGCCCGGATGCTGGACACAACAAACTGTGCCGGAATTGCCCTGGGCAGAATGGCTATAGCCAAACCATGGATTTTTGCCGAGATGACCGAAGGGTTTGAACCTTACCCTGAGCTTTATCCGCAAGTTGCCTTAAAAATGGTTGAACTTTTGTGGACCTATTTTGAGCCTACACGAGCCATTAAGCTCTTTAAAAAATTCGCCCTCTATTTTTGCGCTAATTTTGTCTTTGGCAATTCCATACTGAATGGATTTATGAAAGTGCAAACAAAAGAGAATATAATTAAATATATTGAAAAAACCTTTACCCCCTGTCCTCAGCTAGCCCCCAAACCCAATTCTATTCTGTTTTCAGGGTAA